CTCCTGTTACTCTTCACCATGTAGATGAAATAGGCAAGCGTCTCTTTCTCATTCACTGGTATGTTCCTGAAGTGTCGGCTCACAGTCTACACAGGAGAAAAGACCACAGTCCCTTAAGCTATGTGCAAATCGGGCCCTACATCTTACACTCTGCAAAGAGGGAACAGGAGCTGCTTCCAGAAGTGACTGCCTGGCACTTAGACTTGCCAAGGAGCTTCAGGATGGAGCAGGCCCCTTGCTCCAGAGCTTAGCTGCTTTCCCCAGGCTACCAAAGGTGTCCACTGTGGCCCAGGATGGCACCAAGGTGTGGATGCACTTCAGTAGCATGTAGCCATCCCTGGCATGACTTCAGCTACCCTGTGCTGTAAGGCTGAGACTTCCTTGGTTGGCCAATTGCCACCAAGCCTTTCAGGCTCTGGAggtagaccaaaaaaaaaaaaaaaaaaaaaaaaaaaaaaaaaaggctttaaaaattgtgtcaagctgggtgtggtggtaaatgcctgtgatctcagcgcTCAGGAGGCCAGACAGGTCAGGAGtccaagaccagcctcagctgccttgaccacacaaacacacacacacacacacacttgcaacaaaacaaaataaaaaaaaacaccccaaatgtcaAATGAACAACTGAAACAGATGTGTCTGGCCCCAAGAATTTCTCTAAGTGGGGACAGCCGCTCCTGGGAAAGTTTGCCAGGATAGAGCAGGGTGCTCACTGCTCATGGCCCAATTCTGCTGTTGTCGTCTTGGCCCCGGAGAAACACACTGCCCCTCTTCCCTACTCTTCTCTATAGCTGGCAATGATTAAGCAAAGCTGCACGCTGCTGCTGTATCTCTACGCAGGTGAGGGAAAGGCTGAAGAGcggagacacagcagacagaggccACAGCAAGCTGGCAGGCGGCAGCTTTCCAGTACACATGGATGGAGGTGGTCAGGGCAGAAGAAAAGACTCGGATATAGTAAATCTCTGgactgtgtttttctttctctatctctcaaATGTTTTTACAACAAaaagcaggagaatcaagagggaagaggaagccaagtgtgtgtcatgtgtctaaaagggaagctgaggcaggaggatcagttgaGCCCATCAGCACTGCTAGATGACACACAAGAGAGGGTAAGGGAGAGTTGCTGACGGAGACACGCCGTCACAGACAGAAAAGTAAGTTAAAAGCTCAACGAAGAAAAAATGTTCCTGGGTGCCACTAATTATATAAGAAAAGGCTTCCATTAATATCAGAGGtcaagaaagtgtgtgtgtgtgtgtgtgtgtgtgtgtgttggggtgtgtgttggggggagcaGGGAACCTGGAGGCTGAAGGGAAAGCTCACTAGTAGATGATTTGTCATGTAAGAATTCTGGGTTTGTTCTTCATTACCCAAAGAAAAATCAAGCCCTAAACCTAAAGACACAATGGATATCACACTGACACACTTATGGGACTGATTCTATCAAGAACCTTGCAAAAATGACATCACGACTCGGAATCAGGAGTCCTCAGGTTGCTGTGATTTTTAAAGCAAGTCCATCCCTCTCTGTGCATGTCTTCCTTTGGAAAATAGGACTTTCTTCTTTCCATGTGGACTTTCTATTCCAAAGCTCTCAATGACCAGTGGGAGGGGTAGCTGGAACACAGGAGCTGGGCCTCTCTGATTTACCCACCTACCTCTGCTAGCTGGGCCTTGTTGAAACCTGGTCTGGTCTGCAGCTTGTAGTGCCGTTTGTAGCGTCGGAGAGTGTTCACTTGCAGCTGGAACAGatcaacctggaaaagagaagagaaagtcatgTCTGAGCCCACCCTGCCTGGCACACCCTAGGGAGGGAAGACACTGTCCGCCAAGGACTGAGGACTGGCAAGGAGGCCAAAGGCAGGTGTGGAGAGGGCTCAGTGTATATGGAGGAGAGAGGCTGAGGCACAAGAGAGGCAGCAGTAGACaggaagtgaggaggaggagtGAAGGGAGATGATGTGGACACCTGAAGCAGAGAAGGGGCTGGGGCAGCAAGCAGTGGGGTGGCATTTCCTGGgctggaggggaatggggagctGCAGCACTGGCCCTCTAGTGAGCAGACAGAGCTGAGCCCTGCTGTGGCCAGTGCTAACGGACACCAGGGTAACTAGGAAGGCGAGCTGAGGGACACCTGAGGGAGATAAGCTGGTGTGGCTGGGCAGAGCTCACAGAGACAGCAGAGGACAGAGGTGCTTAGCCTGAGGTCACCTTCCTGAAAGGCTGCACAGTGGTCCACCTGCAGGTCAGGGCTGGCATCTCTGCAGATAGCTGGATAAGGGACAAGAAGGGCTCCTATCTCTTGGTTTGGCTAACCTAGGAAGGGGTAAGCTACCCACTCATGAAATACAGAAGGTCCAGAAACGTGGGTTGCCTTTACCTGCCTCCAAGGAAGGCTCTTGATGCAGGCCAGTGGAActcatttgaagaaaaaaaaagaattaccaaTATGAGGGTTCAGAATACTTTTCTAAAATGCTTGGTCAAAGGAATCCAGAAACCGGAATGTATCTTTATGAGATAACAGAAATGCTACAGGcaaaagatatcagaaagtaagGCTGGGGAGGGACACGGGGAGAGCTGTGGGGACATGGCTGAGTTTCACAGCCTCTCCACCCCTGCAGACTAAGGCCTACCATGAAGTGTGCGCATAGGTGAGAAAACGATGTATCAATTGCTCAGTGTACACTGGGCATAGCTCCTCTTTCACAAAGCCCAAGTGGGAGCACTGTGGAAGGAAACCCAGCTAACCTTCCTGGGGACTTCCTTAGCACACGTGGGAGCCTTCTGGTGAGCAGCTGGGCTCATGGTCTTATACAGTGCTCTTTAATTTGGGGGCACATCCCAAAGGATATGTGACATTGTGTGCAGGACATGTTTGCACTGTCACAACTCAGACAATGATATCATTGCCTCTAGTGGTCaggggtaggggtgtgtgtgtgtgtgcgcgcgtgcactgCTGATCCTATCATACTCATGATGTGCCCTTACCCTCAAATGTCAAATTTCAGCACATGCTAAATGACTGCAGTGTGTCTCTGGGACAAGCCTTAGCCCGGCTGGTGACACTGGCAAGATAAACCTTTACACTCAGGTCAGAGAAGGCAGCAGGAGCTATCTAGATCACAAACTGAGCATTGACTTTAAAGGCAAGAACAGGGTGCTAAAAGAGGCAACATCATGTTAAGCACTGGTCGGGCTCAAAGGCGAAAGCCCTGCAGTCTACTACAAAGATGAGCGGAGCCTCTAGTACCACCTGGGACCTGAGCCTGGGCCTGTCTGGAGAGTGAAGGGCAAGCAGGCAGAGCAGCTGATTACCAAGCTTTCAGTCAATGCTACTGAAAGTCTAGAGAACTCTTTTTCAAACACACCGCAGCAAGGCAAGCAGACAAAGATGACTGATTAGTTCAGAAAACACAATAGCCAGAAAGAAAGCTGGAGTCTGAACCCACTACTCTCATTCTCTGGCTGGAGGGAGGCTTGGCCACAATCTATTCTTCCTGCTCTCTCTACCAGCGCTGTCCTGTACCTCAGGAATGTCGGCATCATGCTCAGGGGAATCTCCGCCATCATcacttgtcttcctcttccttttatttcGGACGCTCTGGATGAAATTTTTGTGGAAGTCGCAGATATACAGGTGCCTTACCTGATTGGAAGAAACCTAAAGTCAGTGATACCAACCCCATGGAACCTGTGAAATCATGAGCTTTCTCTTTTGGCCAGGTACTAGAGAGAGATGGATGAGTGAAAGGCAGGCCACAGCTTATAACCATATTACTATAGGCTACAGAAGAAGACACACAGAGGGCTGGTAGTATAGCTCAGTGGAAAATACTTGCTCAACTtgggatccccccccccccaccacagtGTATTAGCACCCAAACCTCTACAGTATAGAGATGGTGGCTACAGCTGGGAGAAGGCTGGCCTTAGGTACAGGAGAAATTATGAATTTGCAGTGGGCAGAGACAGGGCTGCAGGACAGTGGATGGTACTCTTACTGTAACACTGGAAAACTTGACTCCTACTAATTCACATCTGATCCacaaaggagcagagagagagacagaattctCACAAAGGAAAACCACATAAAAGAGAGTGGATATCACCCTGATTTTCtaataaacactaaaataaataaaaatatatataaaaaaatatatatataaaaataaaataaataaaaataaaaaaaataataaaaacactagaGTATATTAGTAAAGGTGCCAACAGCAGCTCAGATGTGaagaacatgtttttatttaagaACATAAGTAGCACAGTCGCCTGGAGGAACCACTAACATCCTGCAGGACCCAGTGACTGTGTAAATGGCTCTGGGTAGGGACAGATGGTGCACAAATGTTCTGGGTAGACATCTGAATTGGAGTTGGTCTTAAATCCTTAAAGATAAAAGTAAGCTGACAGGAAGTCACCACCAATGAATTCAGGCTGTTTCGTGGATGGAATAACGAAAACTGTTTTAATCGGGTGATTATCAGTTTTGTGTGGTTGGATTGGTGAATCATGAGTCATTTGGAGTTTACACTGTAATGCTGTCTTGCATACAGCAGGCACTCAATAAGTGCTGATGCACCAATGTAGGCACTCTCATATCTAAAAGCAACCTTTTCTGGTAAAAGACACCTCTTCCAAGGCCAGCCATTGGTATGGCTTCTGCCAGATTCCATTGAACTTTTTCCAATGAACTTTTCGGACATGGTATACGCCACTATCCTAAAGAGTAATACCCGGGTGAAATAAGACTACAGGACATGTGTGTCCCCTGTCCCATCCCTGGCAGCTGGCACTTGGGTTGACAAATGTAAGCAAGTGCCTCTTGAGAGAGAAAGCTGCTTCCCACAAGCATAGTGGGAAGAGCAGCAGAATGGGGGTGTTTCTAAAGCTTAGGTAGGAAGATGCCAGTCCCAGAGTGGGGAGGTGGACAACCCAAGGCTCCTGAAGCCTTCTTCCTTTATGATTTGCAATTTCAAGCACTCTGcagaagcaaagaagaaacatGTCGGTTACAAGTTGGTTATGTACTAATATTACAGAAGCAGCCAGTGTCCACCTGAAGGTtgtggtatcttttttttttttgtttttttgtttttcaagacagggtttctctgtgtagccctggctgtcctggaattcagaaatccgcctgcctctgcctcccaagtgctgggattaaaggcgtgcaccaccactgctcggcagtggtatcttattttaaaagggcTTTTGCTAGATTCTTTTACAAGACAGCTACTCTCTGTCCTTAACCATGTTCAAATCTAAACCACTTTTCAACACTCTCAGAGCTCAGCTGCCtttgtgggtggggtggggccatggagggagagaaggctcactgtggttcccccccccccccccatttcactTGCTACAACAGCTAGAAATTCTTGTAACACAGCACTTACTTGGGATTGAATTCCTGCCCAAGTCTGTGGAATGAAATGAAATAGAAACTCTTTCAGAGATAATGACTCTATACAGCACCTTGAAATGGACTGAGGCTGCACATCTAACCACAAGTCTTCCCAAGCACTGCTTCTGGGGATGCTACTGTAAGGCTGAGGGGGCCTTTCTTCcagatgatgtgtgtgtgcgtgtgtgtgtgtgtgtatgtgtgtatggtgtatgtgcctgtgcatgtgtgtgacatgCTGAATACTGCTCCACACGGCTTCCCCATGGGGTGAGTGGATAAATGGAGTCTTTACTGCAACAACAAAGCCATCCAGATGTGAGCACTGCTCAAGGATAACTGTGCCAGCAGCCCACACAGGAGGCCAGCACTGTTTCCATGTGGATAAATTCATCAACAGTCTCCAATTCCCTTTTACTCCCATATGTGATGAGCAGGGGACACCTGAGTGGTTAGCCAGGTTTTGCCTCagagtaatttcttttctttttttttttttttttcttcttcttcttgttttttcaagacagggtttctctgtgtagccctggctgtcctggaactcactctgtagaccaggctggcctcgaactcagaaatccatctgcctttgcctcccaagtgctgggattaaaggtgtgcgccacctcTGCCCGGCTTCAGAgtaatttcattcattcattcactcatttatttattgacagaCATTTGTAAAAAAGAAAGTCCCAATCATTTTAAAAAACGGCACGATTCCAAACTGGACTATACTGGTTGACTAAATAAAACTGAGTGTGCAAGAGAAGAGTCTAGAAGAAAGGATGATGACCATATCTATTATAGACAAATGAAACTTGGGTGTGGGGGTTGGAAGCCAGCCAGGTAATAAGTGGGTTTAGGAAATTAGCCAGCTTCTAAGTGCAGTGCGCTCTTGGCGCCATTGCTTCCTatccccagcctcagtttctgcCACATTAGAAGTGTAAAGATGGGCTCCCCTTTCCGATACCAGGCAATGTCTGATTTCCCCTAACCGTTGAACAGTAATCATTCAAGCTCCCTGAATATTAAAAGTTCCTTAACTTAGTCTCAATTCCTAACCTGGAAGCTACCACTCAGGGCTTGCAGCAACAGATGTCAAACTGAAAAGTTCTTAACTGGTTGGCGGTAGGCACATCTTCAGAACCGTTACCAGAGTAGGTGAAATCACTCAGGAAGTTTCTTATAATTAGCCACAAGGCGTAGGGCAATCCCATTCAATTTTAAATTTGCACCTCTCCACCTTCATCGGTATTACCAAAGATGCTAACCCTCTCAAGAAAACTGATTCCCCGCCCCCTCCAACCACATCCACAGTAAGTCATTTAAGACCCGGCCTTGGCCTTATTTCTGCCACATCTCAGAAAAACTCATTCGCTGCCAGCGAAGCGGGCTCTGTGCTGCGCTGCAGAGATGGAGGCCGCGGGGAGACAGGAAAGTCGCAGCCACCTTGCTAGTGTCTGAAAGAGCGACAAGGTCCTGGAAGGAGGACTAAGTTGGAGAAGATCCTCCGGGTCCCATCGTCACCCCTTCTGCCCAATTCTTGCAAAAGTAACCCACCTCTCTCTGCTTTACTATTCGGCGCAACACTGACAGCTGGAAACTGCTGTCGCTTTCCCAGGCAGGGAGAGTGTGCCAAGCCCTCCCCGGTTTCCCAGCCCACCCTCGGGGATGCGGGCAGCGTCGCGGAGCACCGAGCGGCCTCCACGAACCTGAGTCCCCTGTTTTGCAGAGACTGCGCGGAGAGGCCCAACGCGCGGAGCGTCCCCGGGGTCCCTTCCCGCGGCCCTGCGCTGCGCCCCTAGACTCACGCTCTTGTCTATGTCCAGCTTGAGTTTCTTCTGCGAGATGCTTTTCTGCACCCTCTTGCTGAAGGAGGCGTTGCCCGCGGGCCGGACGCAGCGCTCGCCGTCCGCGATGAGGCAGCAGCTCTGGCCGTAGCCCGGGGCGGCGGCGGGGGCGGCAGGGGGCCCTTCGCGGCTGTCCTCCTCTGTGCTGAAGCCGTTCATCTCCCCGCCCCAGCCCGGCCCCTCCGGGGGAGGGCCCCTGTAGGCTACTCCGCGGCTGCTAGCCCCGCGGGGCAGCTCTCCGCCAGCCCCGCGCCCGGGTCCCACGGTGCGCCCCGGGTCAGGCGCGCTCTGAGCTCCGCGAGGCCCCGCTGCTCTGTGCTCCTGCAGCCCGGGCCCCGGCGGGGATGTACAAGCCGAGGCTCCGGCCCGGGCTCCAGAGGCTCCCCCGGGATCCGGGCCCGGCCGCTCTGGGGCTCCCGAGGCCCCCGCCGGCTCCCGCCCGCTCCGCGCCGCGCGGCAAAGTCTCCACCCCGCGGCTCTCCACGCGGGGGCCCGGCCTCGAACCCGCCGTGTCCGGGCCCCGCGGTGTGCTCGGCCCGCCCCAGCGCCTGGCCGCTCGGCGGCGCCCCGAGTCCCCGCGGCAGCCCCTGGGCCGCCCGGCCGCCGCCCGCCCGACGCGCCGCACCACAACAGTGCGCTCCCCCGCCCGCCGCGGCACAGCGGAAGTCCCGCCTCCGTGCGCTCAATGGCTGTATTCTTTATATGGGAGGGGCCTCCGTCGCCGCTGGCAGTTCCCATTGGGCGCCAACGCTGCCGGTCTCCGGTGCCAGGCTACTTCCTGGACTCTGCTGGGATGGGTTCAAAGTAGAGAAAGTGCAAGAGGGAAGAGTTACCCAGGCTAGAGAGGACAGCGGGCCGGAGGTTTTAGTCCTGGCTGTGGAGTGGGATGCTGAGATAGGTCTGGAGGGATGCAGGATGTTCTAGTTCCAGTTAGGATGGTGAATAGGGTCCTCGCTCGGAGGAGGGATGCTGAGCGGGGTCTGGAAGAATGCAGGATGTCCTGGTCCGGGGCAGGAATGGTGAGCAAGGTCCTTTGGCTCTGGGGCGAGATGCTGAGTTAGGTCAGGAGGGATGCGGGCCCCCATTTCAGGGAGGGGTGCTGAGCGGGATATGGAGGAACGCAGGGTCTCCACTCCGGAAAGGGGTGTTGAGCAGGTAGGTTCCCAATCCCAGCGTGGGATCCTGAGCAGGAGCCCGGCTCCATAGTGGGGTTGTGGGTAAGCCGGTTATGGGACGAAATGCTAAGCCAGGTCTGACAGGCCGCAAGGTCTCGTATAACGGGCTGGATGTTGAGTGGGGTCTACGGGAAACAGGGACAGACTTGCAGCAGAGATCACGTTCGCAGTGGACTGAAGCATCGACGTGCGGAGGGACAAGCGTGGGAGAAGGTTATGGGAAGGGAACCTTAGGTAGAAAGCGCTGTCAGGAGAGCAGACTGGGCAAAACGGAAAAGCCTGGGCTGTAAGACCTGCGCAGCAGCAGGATGCAGAGTGCATGTTGAGAGACATAAAGCtaatgtggaggtgcatatgcgcATAAGGAGGCGTTGAGAGGCCGGGGAGGTCAGACAGGGGAAATAACAATCTTTGTGTACAGCACGAACCTAGGAAGGGGGGACTTGAGAGCCCATAGTCAGTGCAACCCTTCCCTGGGTTGATCCCTCGGGATGGGCTTTGTGGGCTGAGGCAAAAGGTGAAAGGCCCTTAGGCCACCGACAGAGACGAGTTGGGGACAGATTTGTAGTTTTATTGCTTCAAGCTACTCGGAGCAACCAGGGAGGAGGCCACCTCACCCTGCCAAGACCTGGGTGTCACCTCGCCCTTCCTGCAAGGACACAGAGAATTTTCTGAGGGTTGGGCCATACAGTCAgtagtgtgggggaggggtatgGATATGGGCTGGGTGTCAGGTAAGCTCTTAAAATCTCTTCAAAGGTCTAAAATGAGTCTGTAcagtttaattttattaatttcacaCAGGAGGCAGTATGTTAGAAAATATACCTACCAGATAAAAGTTTAAGCCCACTGTGGGGGCCGAGGTTGTAATTTGGTGGCAGAGTGGTTGATCAGCACACTTGAGGCTCTGAATTTGTTCCACAGCACTGCTTAAACAGGATGTGGTGGCACCAGCCTGTAACCCTATGTTTTAGTaggaggatctgaagttcaaggtcattccctttttttttccttaaagaattttatttattttatgtatatgagtacactgtagctgtcttcagacacaccagaagagggcatcagatggttgtgagccaccaagtggttgctgagaattgtactcaggaccactggaagagaagacagtgctcttaaccactgagccatctctccagcccctcaaggtCATTCTTAACTACATAGCACACAAGCCAGACTCCGttgtgtgagaccttgtctcaacaaaacaaaacatgtccgTTATGAAACTGTTTATAGAAAATACTCTCAAAAGTTACAATCGAGAAGTGGTGAAGCGAAATTTAACATCTTCAGAAAAAGATGTGCACTTGATTTTTAAGGTAGATTCAACATCAGTGTGTGGGTGCAGTGTGTTAAAATTCACCAGCAAGTATGTAGCAAAGATTGACGAGCAGCTTGAGAAATGCCCTTTCGATGCTGAGTAAAAGCTGTGGCCTGAGCTCTCCATGGTAGCCCACACCTGTTAGGTCAACACTTGAGAAGCatgcaggaggattgggagttcttATTgaacttgaggctagcctgggctacataaaaccttgtcccaaacaaaaacaaaacaaggatatAAAATTGCAAGTGGACTTGTGGAATGCagtatgtgtgcatttatgttaaaataaataatccatgctgggtgggaggctggggagaccccagaggaccccagttcctTTCTGTTAAACACCTACATCAGCTTACAACTTCcagtaattccagctccaggaaatttGGCCTCCCTGGGAGTGTGCTAGCACCCCATccccaaacaaactaaaacaacacaaacagcaacaataacaaaaatttggGAGGTGGTaactgaggtggctcagtggcttaAAGCATTTTCCAATAAGCCTGCTGACCtcagttctatccccagcacccacgtggcaggaTAGAATTGGCCTATGCAAATTAGCCTCTGACCACAGCCTCACTGGGGTATGAATGCACTACCtttccacaataaataaataaataaataaataaatgtcataatttttttgaaaatcagAAACACACATAAGAAATACTCTATATTACAAATAGTGATTATTTGGGGGTAGCATAAATGTGGTTGACATTTTTATACTTTGTTCTACCTTTCTGTTTTTCCTaataagctttttttttgtttgcttttacaataacaaaaataataataaaatattaatggaaaaaaCATGATTTACTAGGAGCCTTGCTTCAGAGTGCATATTCTAGAACaagttctggagagatggctcaatggataagagcactgtctgctcttccagaggtcctgagttcaatccccagcaaccacatggtggcccataaCCATCTAGAAtgtgtgatctgatgccctcttctggcatgtaagTGTGTATGCAGAtagaatactcatatacataaaataaacaaatcttcaaaacaaaacaaaaagtagctTGCACAGGCAGCTACAGAAGCATGTCACTGTCCTGATAAGGATACCATGTAGGTAAAAGTTCAGAGTAGAGAATGAAGTGGGGGTACACACAAGGCAGTGTGCTGTGGTTCAGAAGATCCATGGTGTGGATGTAAACTCTGCTTTTCTttacatgttttttgttttgcttttcaagacagagtttctccgtatagccctggctgtccagaaactctagatatagaccaggctggccttgaattcacagagatcagcctacttctgcctcccgagtgctgggattgaagtcagttttttgtttgtttggttggttggttttttgtttgtttgtttggttgtttttttgtttttatgctgaGATGCTTTTCAGAAGTCTTGCATTCTGCCAGGTCATTTCAGCACCCAACTGTTTGACCATTAGCCTTCCTTGGCTGGAGGAGTAACTAGCTCCAGGAATAACTGGGGTCTCCAGACCAGTCCTCAGGACAGCAGCCATTCCTGATACTGTCATCCTAGTGTTCTTTAGAGACTTTTACTTGACAACTTTTTTATTAGTACAGTCCCCTGTTAAAGTAAGCTCATCTTTAGACCAGAATAAGCATAAAGTCTGTTTgtagagcatgtgtgtgtataggcaccatatttgtgatgtgtgtgtgtgtgtgtgtgtgtgtgtgtgtaagtaatgtgtgtgagtatgtgctcTCATGCTCTGACCATCCTTTGCAGAGATCCTGGAGTCTTTCTTCCAGGGATGTTTCATCACAACCTCTCCCTatgtgtgtagctctggctgttgaCGTTTTTGACTTCACAATACTACAGCTTATGCACTGAGCATCATCATTAGCTGGTTGGCCTTGCTGTTGGAACAGTGTCCAGATCCGGAACCCACGATGTAGTCAAGAGTTACCTTAAAcctctgattctcttgcctttaccttccaagtactgggatgacAGACACATGACACCACAcacagtggtgctgaggatggaactcaggacttcatgcctgctaggtaagcactctgcTTGCTAAGCTACAGCCCCAGCCAGCCTCATTTCACTTAAGCTTGCTAGAGATAGTGACACATAGAAGCCTACTGCAATGCCTTGTACAGTGTTAAAGGTTAATCAATGCTGGCCTGTTTACCTACCCCAATCCATttacatttggattttttttgaaTAGGATTTGTCTTTATGTTTTGCCGGTATGCATGTACGTgcaac
The nucleotide sequence above comes from Arvicanthis niloticus isolate mArvNil1 chromosome 6, mArvNil1.pat.X, whole genome shotgun sequence. Encoded proteins:
- the Sap30l gene encoding histone deacetylase complex subunit SAP30L isoform X1 — its product is MNGFSTEEDSREGPPAAPAAAPGYGQSCCLIADGERCVRPAGNASFSKRVQKSISQKKLKLDIDKSVRHLYICDFHKNFIQSVRNKRKRKTSDDGGDSPEHDADIPEVDLFQLQVNTLRRYKRHYKLQTRPGFNKAQLAETVSRHFRNIPVNEKETLAYFIYMVKSNRSRLDQKSEGSKQLE
- the Sap30l gene encoding histone deacetylase complex subunit SAP30L isoform X2, translating into MNGFSTEEDSREGPPAAPAAAPGYGQSCCLIADGERCVRPAGNASFSKRVQKSISQKKLKLDIDKSVRHLYICDFHKNFIQSVRNKRKRKTSDDGGDSPEHDADIPEVDLFQLQVNTLRRYKRHYKLQTRPGFNKAQLAEIQTGNVCPPA